The following coding sequences are from one Pseudoalteromonas aliena SW19 window:
- a CDS encoding condensation domain-containing protein → MKAEQIINQLQDKLILVSATNGSLVVEAENGAVTTEIAQLIRDNKEQLLAYLSDNKDQPQRQAVSPRVANYQNIAPLSFSQRRLWFIDQLRKGSAEYNMPAILDVTGPLDLNLVECVCHEIIRRHEILRTVIIEGELEPQQYIKDDFNFNLRRLDLSSANNVIMQNRLDALIDEELSTPFNLSEDLMIRVSYVLLEQSDIGLQRGVLLFNMHHIASDGWSIELLSQEFMLLYQAFNEQSPSPLVDLSLQYADYAVWQKEWLQESLLEEQINYWQQQLTDAPVVHNLPLRKPRPSEKQSIGDFVSCRLPSKLSERITSTAQQNKLSPFMFLHAVFAWVFSQHSNSNDIVIGTPVANRLQPELEPLIGFFVNNLVLRTNTKHRTLGDYLTHIRTVHSDAQANQDVPFEQLVECLNVERNLSHDPLFQIMLSMNSDFGVAEQQGLKLAGLSFKKYDREMIALKFDLDIDITYIDSEIELRWTYDTSIFDGEYIETLNRHFYNAVLEFVRYASVPETKLKQLKFMAEEDKLALLSRLCGPVKLLSDQSLIHNVLEKQSVKYSTNIALVDDTSSMSYRALNERANQLAHYLRVQHHV, encoded by the coding sequence ATGAAAGCGGAACAAATAATAAATCAGCTACAAGATAAGTTAATTCTGGTGAGTGCTACAAACGGTTCTCTTGTAGTTGAAGCTGAGAATGGCGCTGTTACAACCGAAATAGCGCAATTGATCAGAGATAACAAAGAACAATTACTTGCCTACTTGAGCGATAATAAAGATCAACCTCAGCGTCAGGCTGTATCGCCTCGAGTTGCTAACTATCAAAATATAGCACCGTTATCTTTCTCTCAGCGTCGTTTATGGTTTATTGATCAGCTACGAAAAGGTTCCGCAGAATATAATATGCCTGCGATACTTGATGTAACTGGACCGCTCGATTTGAACTTAGTTGAATGTGTGTGTCATGAAATCATACGCCGTCATGAGATATTACGTACGGTCATTATTGAAGGTGAATTAGAACCACAACAGTATATTAAAGATGATTTTAATTTTAATTTACGTCGCTTAGATCTCAGCTCTGCTAATAATGTAATTATGCAGAATAGGCTTGATGCACTTATTGATGAAGAGTTAAGCACACCTTTTAATTTATCTGAAGATTTAATGATCCGTGTTAGCTATGTATTGTTAGAGCAAAGCGATATTGGGCTGCAGCGTGGCGTGTTGTTGTTTAATATGCATCATATCGCTTCGGATGGTTGGTCGATTGAACTACTGAGCCAAGAGTTTATGCTCCTATATCAAGCATTCAATGAGCAATCACCAAGTCCGCTTGTTGATCTTAGTCTTCAGTACGCCGATTATGCTGTTTGGCAAAAAGAATGGTTACAAGAAAGTTTATTGGAAGAGCAAATTAATTACTGGCAGCAACAGCTTACAGATGCGCCTGTAGTACATAATTTACCGTTACGAAAACCTAGACCTAGCGAGAAACAAAGCATAGGAGATTTTGTTTCTTGCCGCTTACCTAGTAAGTTAAGCGAAAGAATAACCTCAACAGCTCAGCAAAATAAATTGTCTCCCTTTATGTTCTTACATGCTGTTTTTGCATGGGTTTTTTCACAACACAGTAATAGCAATGATATTGTTATCGGTACGCCCGTTGCGAATAGATTACAACCAGAATTAGAACCATTGATCGGTTTTTTTGTTAATAATTTAGTATTGCGCACTAATACTAAGCATAGAACTTTAGGCGACTACCTTACTCATATAAGAACGGTACATAGTGATGCACAAGCAAACCAAGACGTACCGTTTGAACAATTAGTTGAGTGCTTAAATGTAGAACGAAATTTATCACACGATCCGTTATTTCAGATCATGCTCTCAATGAATAGTGATTTTGGAGTTGCGGAACAGCAAGGTTTAAAACTAGCAGGACTGTCATTTAAAAAATATGACCGTGAAATGATTGCTTTAAAGTTCGATCTTGATATTGATATTACATATATTGATTCAGAAATCGAACTGAGATGGACCTATGATACATCTATCTTTGACGGAGAATACATTGAAACGTTGAATCGCCATTTTTATAATGCTGTACTTGAATTTGTTCGTTATGCGTCTGTACCCGAAACTAAATTGAAACAGTTAAAATTTATGGCTGAAGAGGATAAATTAGCACTACTTTCTCGGTTATGTGGTCCAGTAAAATTGCTAAGCGATCAAAGCTTGATTCATAACGTTCTAGAAAAACAATCGGTTAAATATAGTACTAATATAGCCTTAGTAGATGATACTTCTAGCATGAGTTACAGAGCATTGAATGAACGCGCCAATCAACTAGCGCATTATTTGCGTGTACAACATCATGT